Proteins co-encoded in one Opitutus terrae PB90-1 genomic window:
- a CDS encoding TSUP family transporter — protein sequence MDLSFWHYALLFVVGLVAGTVDAVAGGGGLITVPALLNLGLPVPLALGTNKFQSSFGSVSASVHFVQRRAVRLSECWFGITATLIGAFLGAFAVQQIDADLLKHVVPWLLAAILLYTLLRPAIGTQDHPPKMSTGVFYGVFGLGLGFYDGFFGPGTGSFWAIALVLLLGQNFTRATATTKVMNATSNVASLALFAVAGLVHLGAGVAMAAGQLIGGRLGAHLVMTRGARFIRPVFLTMVTLTLARLLWVNYAR from the coding sequence ATGGATCTCAGCTTCTGGCACTACGCGCTCCTTTTCGTGGTCGGCCTCGTGGCCGGCACGGTGGATGCCGTAGCGGGCGGCGGCGGGTTGATCACCGTGCCCGCATTGCTGAACCTCGGGCTGCCCGTGCCGCTCGCGCTCGGGACGAACAAGTTTCAATCGAGCTTCGGCAGTGTCTCCGCCTCGGTGCACTTCGTCCAGCGCCGCGCCGTCCGGCTCTCCGAATGTTGGTTCGGCATCACCGCGACGCTGATTGGCGCCTTTCTCGGCGCGTTCGCCGTCCAGCAAATCGACGCCGATCTGCTGAAGCACGTCGTGCCCTGGCTGCTCGCCGCAATCCTGCTCTACACGCTGCTTCGGCCCGCGATCGGCACGCAAGATCATCCGCCCAAAATGAGCACCGGCGTCTTCTACGGCGTGTTCGGCCTCGGGCTCGGATTCTACGACGGCTTCTTTGGCCCCGGCACCGGATCGTTTTGGGCCATCGCGCTGGTGCTGTTGCTCGGGCAAAACTTCACGCGCGCCACGGCCACGACGAAGGTGATGAACGCCACCAGCAACGTCGCCTCACTCGCGCTGTTCGCCGTCGCCGGACTCGTGCATCTCGGCGCGGGGGTGGCGATGGCTGCCGGTCAGCTCATCGGCGGCCGGCTCGGCGCGCATTTGGTCATGACGCGCGGCGCGCGGTTCATCCGCCCCGTGTTCCTCACGATGGTGACGCTCACTCTCGCGCGGTTGCTCTGGGTCAATTACGCCCGCTGA